The sequence CGGAAGTAACTTTAAGCCTCCAAAGTATCATCACGAGTATGTGGTTTCAAGAAACACAGAAAATTTTAATGATATTGAAGAGACATATAAACAAATGGAAAAGAAACTCAAAATCATACTTTCTACGTGTTCCACCAGGACGACTTGGTTCCAACTTGATTCTTTTTCCAGCTATCTCACTTTTATTAAGTGATCGAAGAGCAGCCTCTGCTGCTCTTACATCATAGAACTCTATAAACTTATGATGCTTTTTGTTTGGTGTCTCTCTTATCTGCAAACAGAAACCAGAGCACCATTGACTTGAATACAGAAAGAAGATTGGAAGCAGAATGAAGGGAAATAATACTTCAAGTGGCATCCTAACCTCTTTTACTTCACCATATACCCCGAAAATCTGGCGAACCTCTTCATTAGAAACTGACGGGTCCAAGTTAAATATAACAAGAGTTCCTTGGTTTAAATCTTTGTCAGATGGATTCTcctgcaaaaatcaacacaacaATCATTCCGAGTACTTTCGTTGGTTGTTTTGCAAAACACAAAAACAATCATGCGAAGAGGTACTTTTGTTGGtggttttgcaaaataaaaaaaaacattccAAGAAGTACCTTTGGGATGGAAAAATGGATGTCCAGCTTTCTCCTCCTCAGAGGCTTGTTCTGCAACGCACGCATTGCATTGCGTGCCGACCGGATATCAAAATAAGATATCATTACAAAACCCCTGTGCTTTGTTGCAGTGTAGAGGGTTCTGATATCCCCATATTGCTGAAATCGCAATAATAAACATCATCAGGCCCATACAACATAAGTGTGAAGATTCAGTATGGGAGACATGGCATGAATGATAAATGACACGGGGTTAGCATATACAACATAAGTCATGGAGCATCTAGAACCATTGAGGTATTTTAATACCTCAAAAAGAGAGCGCAGTTCAGAGTCTTCAACATTGCTATTGATGTTCCTTACAAACAATGTTCTGGAAGGGTGTTCTCCATACGGATGCTCCCCAGCCACAGTCCCGGCAGCGCTTGGGACACCATAAGGGCTGATCCCATTGCCTCTAGCCCCATCAGCAATACTTGAATTCGCAAAACTAGCCGTGACACTCTCCAGAGGATCCAAGTCCAGCTCCATGCCCCCTCCGCTGCCAAATACATCAAACTCTTCCAACTCCTCCGTGTTATTTGTCTTCCCAACTGGTTCGATCTCATCTGTGATCCCAGCGAAAAACTCATCTTCGTCAGGCAGCAAGTCATCTATCTGGCGAAGATCAAAATCAAACTTGTAGTCCTTCTCTTCTGGGTCATCATCAAGCACTTTCATTTTGGCAGAAGTGTCATCCATTGACGGGGTACCATGTGCAGAATCAGGAAAGTTCACTGAAAGGAAAAAGGGCAGGAGACGTGGTCAGGATATGGGAGGGAAACATATATGCATTAATTAAAAGATTAGATTTATTAGGTTTCTGACGCATCACAACAAATGGGGGCAGCATGAGGCTGCATATTGGACATTTGGACTCTGCAAACAATCATTTGGACCCTCTTACCCCTTTGCATTATTATCTCTAAGACATCCAGACACAAATGTTGAGACAGGAAAGCTACTAAATTTCAACAGCCAGCAGATAGTAAAGCGTATGAGCATGTAGTATGCAAGTGCATTAAGAAGATGCATGGGAAGCGGCACACATACATTTCTCGTGAGGAAGAAGCGGCAGCGAGGTTGAGAAGAGGCTTGCATCGCCCAAGCCAGCGTGTGCATTGAGCAGCGGTGGTTGAAGGATCCTCCAAGGGTTGTTACTTGCAGCCATCTGCCTGGGCTTGGAGGCAGGGGGCACGGCAGGACCTGATAGAAAAAGAATATGTGGTAGATTAGCAGCAGAAGATGGAGGCGGGAAGGATGATCTTTTGCGGAATGCACCGACCTGGCGGGTTGAAAGGATGGTCCATCACAGCAGCATTGGAGGGGTACCTGCAGAGCAAACAGAGGGAGGTAATAAGCAGCAATTGAGTTATGGCCACGAAGTTGAGCAATCGCAGTTGCAATCTAATAGGACGGAGAATTTGGTCCGGTGGACCAAGGAGGCAAGGCAAGCATACATCCGTGGAGCGGTGGATAAGTCAAACCGTGTAAGGTAATACTATCGTATCCTATAAGCAACGAAGTTTGACCCCGAGAGAAGCCGACGCTGATACTGGAGGAGGAAGCAAAGCAATCCAGCTCATAAGATGAATCTTATCTTACAGAAGACCTAGCGAAGCCTCTGTACTGGAGGAATCGGAAGCAAgtaggaaaaaaaatttgggggCGGGGAATACACTAGTGCACAGGAGGGTAGGTGGCTAGTGGTAGTAATCACAAGAGGGtggggatgaggaggaggaattAAAATTAATCTTAATCCGTGGAAGCAGCTGTCCCGCGCGACACGATGGCGATCAGGGTGGCATGGCAGATGAAATCAAATCAAAGAACTTGCAACTCACCTccggtgcgggtgcgggtggaAACCCTAACGAGGGCCTCCAGATGCTGTGGGGGGTTGGAACTTGCAAGGGGGACGACTGCGAGAGGCGGGCGAAATCTTGCAGTCTCTTCTCTCCTTCCCTCGTCGTCCTGCTCctcgctccctccctccctccctcgcttttatatatatgtgtatatatttataagaagaagaagatgaagaagaggaagcggctgcggcggcgcaacTTCTCAATCAACAAGCCATTGCCGTCGAGTTGAGGTTGAGGCCAGCACAAGAAATCCCATTAGATTTATATTAAATaaatttgttgatttatttattaTCCCTGTCATCAAGTGAAGgtaaataaatattattttttttgggCGAGGGGGAGGGATAGCGACAGCGATATGATTGGGGGGCGGGTCCATCTCCATCCTCCCGTCCTCATCTCTTCCGCCCAATGACATGCGGGTCCCACGCCCACTGGGAGGCTCACATGTCAGACGGCTAGTGGACATGTGGGGTACCATGTGTCAGTGGCCAGCAAGCGCTCTAGACtagtactctctctctctctaggctGCATTGGAATGGCGGCTGGCGTCCGCCCCTTCCCCTGTGCCTTGTCCAGTTGTTGTTGCCCCGCCTCTTGCTGGCTCAGGCTCAGCTTCCCtctcttccttccttcctttccATGGAGGATGATGAGAGCAGAGggagcattttttttattttattgatCAAGAGAGTAGAGGGAGCATGCGAGTTCCATCCATCCTTAATTCAGGTCAGGtggttgatttggttggattccaTGCCATGCCATGTCTCCAGAGCTATCTATCTGTCTCTTCAGTtatccatccattcatacaTGCATCAGCAGCAAAATTAGATGCGACAGCTGGTAACTGGTCGCATTGCATTCCAAGGACGACGCGTAACTCTCTGACGCCGTGCTGTGCAAGTGCAGTGCCGTCCAATCCAACCCAATCAGTCCCAGAGGCCTGCCTGCTGCTGAAATCGTAAACTCGCTTCACAACTTGCAACAATAACAATGTAGGATCGATCGTGCGTGTTGCTTACAGCAATATATACTCTAGTATATACAGTTGTAAGTTTATTAGAGCAGCGCTTAGCAGAGGTTGTCAATCAGCAATCAGCAGATAATCAATCAATACACCTACCCTCCCTACTTACATAAGCTACTAAGCTTGTGAAACCGACCGCTAAAATATCACATTATTCCATTTCCATCCATGCCACAACTTTTCCTCTCACAATGCAAGTCGCGCTCCACATTGCCTCTGAACCCTTTTCTCAATCAACATGGCACCACAGATTAAAACACCAAACGACCCAATGCTTGCTTCCTTGCTTACTTCATCAGACATAAAACATCAATCATTCTTATGTGCAATCTACCTACCTACCTACCTACCTGCAGATGCTAACTGCTTGCTTCTGTTATATTCTATTCTACAGACTGCATCTTATTATTACATACAGATTATTCTGCCTTTTACACAACACGACTACGGGATAGTATaagctggctggctggctagcTAATCTTTCTCATCCGCACTTGCAGCAGGCTCGCTCGCTGTGGCTCCAGTGTCATGTGAGAAGTGCGACTTCAATCCAATCCAGCATTGGTAGTAATCAAGGTCTCGGCACGGCGAATCAAGAGCCCACCTGCACACACGAGGGATGAGCGAAGACTCGAACATGAACGCCAACGTACCGCTGAGCCTGAATGGCTCATTGGCATCAGCACGGCTGATCGTCGCTTCGTATGTCTTGGTGTCTGGTCCATGTGGTGTCATGCAGCTGTGAAGGCTAGCACCTCCGGGGAGAAAACCATCAGCCTTGGCCTGCATATACAAGACCAGCTCATTGCATTGTGTATCATCCTTGAGCATAACATAACAGCTGGTTAAGAGTATGTCATTGATCCATCCAGATGCATGTTACCTCGTATATCCCATAAATCAGGCCCATGAACTCACTCATGCAGTTGCGATGGTAGTATGGAGGACGGAACGTATTTTCAGCAACCAACCACCTTGGTGGGAATATTACAAAGTCAAGTAATGCGACGCCAGGCTTATCAGTTGGCGCAGTAAGGACTGCAAATCAAATCAACAAGCAGACCCTCACACATGGTTAGCAGTAGGCCTCAAGATGCAGCCAGGAATGAATTATGCAACTAAAGGAAATTCAGTTACCTGTGTTGACTGAAGGATCACCATGATCAAATAGGACCGTATTAAATGGGCAGAACCTACTCAAATCATACTGAATGGAAaggaaaaaacaaaataaagtcaCTGTAAaagtgagagaaaaaaaaaggactcACTCAAGAGACACCAGCACTGCTACAATTGGCTACCTTGTATGGGACATAATTCCCATGCCATGCAACCACATTGAACGGAGAAAAATCCTGCGTGGCAGTGAATAGTTCACCACCATACTTGTGCACTATTGTGTATCCAGGGCGGTGGACCTGCTCGAACCATGCTGTGGGGGAAAGGAAATCCCTTGGTGAAGCCAAACCATTGGCACCTGCAGAGAGATATAATTAGATTCTGATTCCAATACAATTGGAAAAGGGAAGCCGAAAAGGGCATGTGGTAGTATTACCGATTGGGCCAAGATCAGGGAGCTGAAAGTGGGTGCCGAAAATCTCAGAAACATAGCCTCGTGAGGGGCCATCAGGCAAGTCGATGGCAAAGCGGAAGCCTTGAGGAATCACAACAATTTCGCCAGGTGAAACTAGCATCTTTCCACATTCGGTTGTGATCAACAACCCTGGGCTTGGTAGCAAAAGAAGAGAGTGAGCATGTGTTGTGtgcttttttatataaaaaaaagtgTTGTGTTTCCAACTTTCCATAGAGAAGGCATGCGTCATCCCAAGATTGCAGCGAAAATTGAAGGGACGCAAACATCATCTATTTTGGTTTGTTTTGGGGGGAACAACAGAAGCATGCATGTGATCGTTAATTGCTACCCTAATTGCTATGGACCTATGGTGGTGATTGTTAATTGGGTCTGATGACAAAACAAAAGAATATGCGAATgcattttgaaaaagaaaaacaaagttaTTAAGCCGTTAGGTGAGCGGTGAGCCTATGCCTGTCAGAGAGAGCAGAGGAAAGGTGATCAGAGGACGACGACTTACTTCCTTGCTGGGGAACAATGAGGAAATCACCATCCGCGTTGCAGAAGGCGCATCCGTCCATGGACTTGCTAGCAGCGTACCTGGAGTAGAGTAGAGCAAGTAGTACATGATATGAGGAGTGGAGGAGCCAGTGGTGGTTGTGAAATCTCTCAAAATTAATTCGCCACCCAGTATAGTATAGAATAGAAGAAGTAGAAGAAAACAAACATGTGGACGGCGTATCCGTGCCGGAGGAAGGAGCTCCCGGCGCCGCAGACGGTGTAGAGGCCGTCGATGAAGTCGAGGGGCGGGTCCAGGGGCACCTCGGGCGGCCTCCAGCGCAGCTGCgtgggcgtggcggcggcggtggagcggtcGAACTCCCCGACGAGGCGGGCGTGGGCGGGGCTGCGGGGGTGGAAGGGCTCGTGGGTCACCGATGGCTTGATCCGGTAGAGCCACCTGCAGCACATGGACATGGTTGGTTGAATGAATCTGATGGAGCAAGCGATGAGATTGCTGCAGAAAGGAcgggaaggagaagggggcgGCGTACGTGCGCAGGTTCTGGGCCCGCggggtggtgaaggaggtgccGGAGAGCTGCTCGGCGTAGAGGCCCCGCGGGCACACCAGCGGGCTGTTCTGGCCGACGGGGAGAGACCCCGGCACCGCCTCCGACGAGAAGGTGTTGCCCAGCCCGGAGAGGTAGCgcagctcctgctgctgctgctgctgcgcggcCATGGCTGCTGCTGGGCCTGTGATGATGTGAtggcggagggaggaggagacggGCGGGGCAAGGCCTCCTAGGCGGCTCCTGCGGTGctggctgcagcagcagctgcctTTCCCGTCCTGTAATAAAATGGAGACTCTTCAGTTCAGTCTTGACTGCTTGCTTGCTGCCTTGCTGGAAGTACATGTCTATCCTGATAGTAGATCGATTGGGCTGTTGCTTCTCCAGCATTCCTTCCATTTTCCCCACAATTAAATTAGatcattattattattagaAAAAAATCCATTTTACTACCATGTACTATGAGGAAAGTCCGGATAACCCCCTAAAGAATATTACCTTTCACTTACCCCCACTGTTTTGCAAACCGGTGCACTATTCACCTTTAATCCCCACTCTAATCTGATTTTGCTGACTAGATGGCTGTTTTGCTGATTGTTGTGCACACGTGGCTGGTCCAACGTGGCAGACATGTTTGGGCTCACTTAACCCCCTCCCGATTCCTCCCGGCCCCAGTTGCCAGAACCTCCTCTccttctgccgccgccgccacccgtcgagtcctcttcctcctctcgtcCGACACTGCATAATCTTCATCGTCAGTTTCATCATCATCAGCCATGTTATTAAAACATCGTGAAAACGTCGTCTTCACGACGTTTACACGATGAAACGCCATAAGATTGTGAAACGCTCGAACGGTTTTGACAAAATCACATAAAACGACGTTTTATGGCGTTTAAACGTTCCTTTTATTCATTTTGGCGTTTTACCTCGTGAAATTCGTTTAAACGCCACTGCATGGACGTTTTAGGTGCCCATCAGCCCCTCCCAGTCGCCCCATCCTATTCCGATTCAGATCTGGATCGAGTCCCTCCCGTGACTCTGTCTGCCGGCCACgccgcctccttcctctctGTCCCCGTGCCCCGCCTCCCTTCTtctccgcgccggcgagccgtcGCCTCCTCCATTGGCCTCCCGCTGCGCCTGCGCgtaacgccgccgcgccgtgccgtgccagtgccagggcgctcctgcgcggaACGCCGAGGCAGTGCGCGTGCGCGCTGCGCGGAACGTCGGTGGCTCGGTACCAGGGCGCTGCCACTGCGCCTGCCGCGCGGAACACGGTTGCCAGTGCGCTGCGCCTGCCGCcaacgccgcctccgcgcctccaGCAGCTGCTCCAGCTCCTTGacgccgccacgccggtgcCAAGACGTTACGCGGACCGCGGAACGCTGCTGTCGACCAGACTAGGTAAGCATTTCTCATTCTATACCACCCCTCTGTAATTTATATGCTCTGCTTATCCAGATCCAGGTTAATTTGAGCTACTTAGCAGTGTGATTTGCCTGTGGCCACTTGATTTACATAACCATTCTTGAAAGAAACATTGTTATCCTCAATTCCTCATTGCTTacacaagaggatgttgtctttAATCAGAATTTGTTTAGGGCTGAGGGCTCATATACCATTAGTGAGAATGGATTTAGTTGTATTTGACTCCGATTGTATTTGACTCTTGCATAGTTCTTAATTAATGAGAATGCTGCTGTTGTGTGCTGTCTAGATGGCAAGTAGTGGCGATGTTGGACGAGCTAATGCATCTGCAGAGAGTTCTCAGAATGATGGATACGATCCGTTAAAAGATCCAAGAAGAAGGCCAAAATCTAGTGACCCATGATGGAAGTACGCCTATTATGTTGAACCTAGCAAGCGAGATTTGATCCAATGCGTtctttgtccaagaaagatTAAAGGGGGGATCATTAGGGTCAAGCAGCATCTTGCTGGTGGAAGCACAGAAATTCTTGTGTGTCCCAAAACCACACCTGAAATCCAGAAAGAGATGAAGCCagctttgtatgcaggaaagaAGGACAGACCCGTTTATGATGACTTAGAAGAGGGAGATGGAGAGGAAGATACTGTGGAAGTAATAGAATCATCTAGAGCAGGAAGCAATAGTAGCTCAAGATCAACCGGCAAAAGAAAGGATGGCCGCTAGGTT comes from Panicum virgatum strain AP13 chromosome 4K, P.virgatum_v5, whole genome shotgun sequence and encodes:
- the LOC120702315 gene encoding homogentisate 1,2-dioxygenase-like, with product MAAQQQQQQELRYLSGLGNTFSSEAVPGSLPVGQNSPLVCPRGLYAEQLSGTSFTTPRAQNLRTWLYRIKPSVTHEPFHPRSPAHARLVGEFDRSTAAATPTQLRWRPPEVPLDPPLDFIDGLYTVCGAGSSFLRHGYAVHMYAASKSMDGCAFCNADGDFLIVPQQGRLLITTECGKMLVSPGEIVVIPQGFRFAIDLPDGPSRGYVSEIFGTHFQLPDLGPIGANGLASPRDFLSPTAWFEQVHRPGYTIVHKYGGELFTATQDFSPFNVVAWHGNYVPYKYDLSRFCPFNTVLFDHGDPSVNTVLTAPTDKPGVALLDFVIFPPRWLVAENTFRPPYYHRNCMSEFMGLIYGIYEAKADGFLPGGASLHSCMTPHGPDTKTYEATISRADANEPFRLSGTLAFMFESSLIPRVCRWALDSPCRDLDYYQCWIGLKSHFSHDTGATASEPAASADEKD